The following proteins are encoded in a genomic region of Acidobacteriota bacterium:
- a CDS encoding protein phosphatase 2C domain-containing protein, producing MTHKFDPDDLKSPSPAESPHPSTVDSPPSQNFQTGLLPRPASGPPTSPSRPDRFKTATGSNLIDLARETAITGEFKVLPENFDELPTDPLPSLEHIIFGPRWRYLPSPCGPEPRPDSVTFSAHLPTGFEVLGARVRGKKHKHEGSHCDDWFEVASVQNWSILALADGAGSKRFSRIGAKVSCQRAVEVLTRRLASHRLEHSQQWCQAGFSRPIQPGDRSAYLDPEVEYLQTSLHLAAGEALRAVEHKAHALLTDDSFLTPSERSRLSLKDFSSTLLLAIHIPIPDQKNATSLVVACQIGDGMTAVIDSKCSVKLLGIPDEHEPTGKTEFLTTSNRLNPDFLTRRTFVFCGDVKALLMMSDGVADDYYPMETELLTLLGDLKINGILPIQPGNRDEMLTSLSSLHHLSPEQIQSVPAASKYETITPAPETVYLKSFKEFTRMLDLTPAMVLQSPELMWLATQTDHPLLGEDSETSLRKWLDAYQKRGSFDDRTLLVVYPQEPSS from the coding sequence ATGACACATAAATTCGATCCGGATGACCTGAAGTCTCCCTCACCGGCTGAAAGTCCACACCCCTCGACCGTGGACAGCCCCCCGTCCCAAAATTTCCAAACTGGGTTGCTCCCCCGTCCGGCATCTGGGCCGCCCACTTCACCATCCCGGCCAGATCGGTTCAAAACGGCCACGGGTTCAAACCTGATTGATTTGGCCCGTGAAACAGCCATCACCGGAGAGTTTAAAGTTCTTCCTGAAAACTTTGACGAATTGCCCACCGATCCGCTTCCATCCCTGGAACATATCATTTTTGGGCCCCGGTGGCGCTACCTTCCTTCACCCTGCGGACCAGAACCAAGACCCGATTCAGTCACATTTTCAGCTCACCTGCCAACCGGCTTTGAAGTACTCGGCGCCCGAGTTCGCGGAAAAAAACATAAGCATGAAGGCTCGCATTGTGATGACTGGTTTGAAGTTGCTTCGGTTCAAAACTGGTCAATCCTGGCACTGGCAGATGGTGCCGGGTCGAAACGATTTTCAAGAATTGGCGCCAAGGTATCTTGCCAACGGGCGGTTGAGGTATTAACCCGGCGGTTAGCCAGCCACCGGCTTGAACATTCGCAACAATGGTGTCAGGCCGGGTTTTCGCGTCCGATTCAACCTGGAGACCGGTCGGCCTATCTGGATCCAGAGGTGGAGTACCTCCAAACGTCACTGCATCTGGCGGCGGGTGAAGCACTGCGTGCCGTCGAACACAAAGCACATGCTCTCCTGACTGATGATTCGTTTCTCACACCCAGTGAACGGTCACGGCTCTCGCTCAAGGATTTTTCGTCAACCCTCTTGTTGGCCATTCATATCCCCATTCCAGATCAAAAGAATGCAACCAGCCTGGTGGTCGCCTGCCAAATCGGAGATGGAATGACAGCCGTCATTGATTCTAAATGTTCGGTCAAATTGCTGGGGATTCCAGACGAACATGAACCGACGGGTAAAACTGAATTTCTCACCACCAGCAACCGATTAAACCCTGATTTTCTGACTCGAAGAACCTTTGTCTTTTGCGGAGATGTCAAAGCCTTATTGATGATGTCGGATGGGGTGGCGGATGATTATTACCCGATGGAAACCGAATTGTTGACCCTGCTGGGTGATCTGAAAATCAACGGCATTTTGCCAATCCAACCGGGAAACCGTGACGAGATGTTGACCAGCCTGAGTTCCCTTCACCATCTGTCACCCGAGCAGATTCAAAGCGTACCAGCCGCATCGAAATACGAAACCATCACCCCAGCCCCGGAAACGGTATATCTCAAATCGTTTAAAGAATTTACCCGCATGTTGGATCTGACACCGGCGATGGTGCTCCAATCGCCTGAGTTGATGTGGCTGGCCACCCAAACCGACCACCCGCTGTTGGGCGAAGACAGCGAAACCTCCCTCCGCAAATGGCTTGATGCCTATCAGAAACGAGGTTCGTTTGACGACCGGACTCTGCTGGTCGTGTACCCACAGGAACCATCGTCATGA
- a CDS encoding excisionase family DNA-binding protein encodes MDNKEYLTIEESAEVLGVDPSAVEKLVQDGVFRAVRFGVERKIGRNYVEAFRSGRIRAPRKKFPSPSNDSGLS; translated from the coding sequence ATGGACAACAAGGAATATTTGACCATCGAAGAAAGTGCGGAAGTGCTTGGAGTTGATCCGTCAGCCGTTGAAAAGCTGGTTCAGGACGGAGTCTTCCGCGCCGTGCGGTTTGGTGTGGAACGCAAAATTGGCCGTAATTATGTCGAAGCCTTTCGGTCAGGCCGGATTCGTGCCCCACGCAAAAAATTCCCATCCCCTTCAAATGATTCAGGGCTTTCGTGA
- a CDS encoding HSP90 family protein produces MTYRFQVNIRGIIDLLSNHLYSSPQVFIRELLQNSVDAVRAREKVDPFFDGRIVIRIEDSADFQPVLQFSDNGIGLTEAEIHDFLATIGKSSKHDELLYSQLDFIGQFGIGLLSCFLVSTEITVWTRSISENHGWEWKGFPCGTYTVTPLSREIQPGTTIRLRCKPGFLEFFEPQCVKTLVRHFGCFLPTQIVFETEQGFEVLNQEQPPWKITNHNLLEQQRARLRYGKRVLGFDFIDCFPIRSQIGEVEGVAFVLPVAMHPGAKPKHRAYLKNMLLSENIDQLLPDWAFFVTCVINANDLRPTASRESFYEDEKVEAVREELGQSLKSFLLDLIARDPNRLQKILTIHHHSIKYLALFDDELFHLFIDLFPFQTTHGRLTLGEYRRNNQVIRFASELDQFRQLLPIARSQNLCVINAGYAYDSQLLEKLAELDPEAMVEPINGLSLSSQFSELNPDADLSTFQFLKAAEQVLEPFHCFVTLKKFDPPTVPALYSLTESGAFLRSVERTKEHSDDVLASILTSLSQESLTTEPHAQLCFNYNNPLIQKLCDLGNSNLLRLSIRFLYLQSLLMGHHPLTEKELALLNEGLLGFVDWGIETHKELIV; encoded by the coding sequence GTGACATACCGATTTCAAGTTAACATCCGTGGAATCATTGATTTACTTTCAAATCACCTGTACAGCAGCCCACAAGTTTTTATCCGGGAGCTTCTCCAAAACAGCGTTGATGCAGTTCGGGCGCGGGAAAAGGTGGATCCATTTTTTGATGGTCGGATTGTCATTCGGATTGAAGATTCGGCTGATTTCCAGCCTGTTTTGCAATTTTCCGACAATGGCATTGGGCTGACTGAAGCCGAAATCCATGATTTTCTGGCAACGATTGGGAAATCCAGCAAGCACGATGAGTTGTTGTACTCACAACTGGATTTCATCGGACAATTTGGAATCGGGTTATTGTCCTGTTTTCTGGTCAGTACTGAAATCACGGTTTGGACGCGGTCAATTTCCGAAAATCACGGCTGGGAATGGAAAGGCTTCCCTTGCGGTACCTACACCGTAACCCCCTTATCCCGGGAAATTCAGCCTGGGACAACCATCCGATTGCGGTGCAAACCTGGATTTTTGGAATTCTTTGAACCTCAGTGCGTCAAAACTCTGGTTCGACATTTCGGCTGTTTTCTACCCACCCAGATTGTGTTTGAAACCGAACAGGGGTTTGAGGTGCTGAACCAGGAACAGCCTCCCTGGAAAATCACCAACCACAACCTGCTGGAACAGCAACGGGCCAGACTCCGGTATGGAAAACGCGTTCTGGGATTTGATTTTATTGATTGCTTTCCGATCCGAAGCCAAATTGGTGAAGTCGAAGGGGTTGCGTTTGTGCTTCCGGTTGCCATGCATCCGGGTGCGAAACCCAAACACCGGGCCTACTTGAAAAACATGTTGCTGTCGGAAAACATTGATCAGCTCTTGCCTGACTGGGCGTTCTTTGTGACCTGTGTCATAAACGCCAATGATTTACGGCCAACCGCCTCCCGTGAATCTTTTTATGAAGACGAGAAGGTTGAAGCAGTTCGGGAAGAGTTGGGACAATCTCTTAAATCATTTCTCCTGGACCTCATTGCCCGTGACCCCAACCGGCTCCAAAAAATCCTGACAATCCACCACCATTCAATCAAATACCTGGCTCTATTTGACGATGAATTGTTTCACCTGTTCATTGATTTGTTTCCCTTTCAAACAACTCATGGTCGCCTCACCCTTGGTGAGTACCGCCGGAACAATCAGGTTATCCGCTTTGCATCTGAACTGGATCAATTTCGACAGTTGCTGCCGATTGCCAGGTCTCAAAACCTGTGTGTCATCAACGCCGGATATGCCTATGACTCGCAATTACTTGAAAAGTTGGCTGAGCTGGACCCTGAAGCGATGGTGGAACCCATCAATGGGTTATCACTTTCCTCACAGTTTTCAGAGCTTAACCCTGACGCTGATTTGAGCACTTTCCAGTTTTTAAAGGCCGCCGAACAGGTCCTCGAACCATTTCATTGTTTTGTTACCTTAAAGAAATTTGACCCACCGACCGTGCCCGCGCTGTACAGCCTGACTGAATCCGGGGCTTTTTTGAGGTCAGTTGAACGCACCAAAGAGCATTCCGACGATGTGCTGGCATCCATTCTCACCAGCCTTTCCCAGGAATCACTCACGACCGAACCACACGCCCAACTCTGCTTTAACTACAACAATCCATTAATCCAAAAATTGTGCGACCTGGGAAATTCAAATCTTCTCCGCCTGTCAATTCGGTTTCTGTACCTTCAATCGCTTCTGATGGGACATCATCCATTAACGGAAAAAGAACTCGCGCTTTTAAATGAGGGGCTCCTTGGGTTTGTAGATTGGGGAATTGAAACCCACAAGGAATTGATTGTCTGA
- a CDS encoding AAA family ATPase has protein sequence MSRRICIASPKGGVGKTTIALNLAVAMAERGISTLLVDLDPQGGIGHSLGKEDAELSGLADLLMGQATPEQAVLQTKMPKLRLLPRGKLDPVDAGEYEQALFRPGVLEDALAKVENDIDITIFDTPSGLGLITRAALANADFVLVPFQTESLALRSISQILRVIEHVQTNENPKLQLIGLVLTLVEKHQPNALSILSEAWGNFSGVLDTIIPRVDLFAEASQKGLPVGFLGGPVSPEARRFEFLAAELDYLMKRLSLMSEVTHVERQQRQLL, from the coding sequence ATGTCACGTCGAATTTGTATCGCAAGTCCTAAGGGCGGGGTCGGGAAAACGACCATTGCCCTCAATCTCGCGGTTGCCATGGCCGAGCGAGGAATAAGTACACTGCTCGTTGATCTGGATCCACAGGGTGGAATCGGCCATTCACTGGGAAAAGAAGACGCTGAATTGTCAGGGCTGGCCGACCTGTTGATGGGCCAGGCCACGCCAGAACAGGCCGTGCTCCAAACCAAAATGCCTAAACTGCGCCTGCTCCCCAGAGGAAAGCTGGATCCAGTTGATGCCGGGGAATATGAGCAAGCGTTGTTTCGACCGGGTGTGTTGGAAGATGCCCTGGCCAAAGTTGAAAATGATATAGATATCACTATTTTTGATACCCCCTCGGGCCTGGGCCTGATTACCCGAGCGGCATTGGCCAATGCTGATTTTGTGCTGGTGCCATTTCAAACCGAATCGCTGGCCCTGCGCTCAATTTCACAAATTCTGCGGGTGATTGAACATGTTCAAACCAACGAAAATCCAAAATTACAGTTGATTGGACTGGTGTTAACGCTGGTTGAAAAGCATCAGCCAAATGCACTCTCCATTTTGAGCGAGGCGTGGGGAAATTTTTCCGGTGTGCTCGATACGATTATTCCCCGGGTTGATTTATTTGCCGAAGCCAGCCAGAAGGGGCTTCCGGTTGGTTTTCTGGGAGGTCCGGTTTCACCCGAGGCCCGCCGTTTCGAATTCCTCGCCGCCGAACTTGATTATCTGATGAAGCGGCTCAGTCTGATGAGTGAGGTGACCCATGTCGAACGCCAGCAACGTCAATTGCTCTGA
- a CDS encoding response regulator yields the protein MAVVLIIEDEAVLRASMARGISKLSGIVTIEAGTLTEALTHLDEQPPDLIFSDLDLPDRSGIEILGELGKRGWKIPVVFISAYLKAYAPQIPRHAAVEVRDKPVSLEELRQIVVNKVGITKQQVADPPFSAVDFVQLACLGRHSVTIDMSQNGTPVGTIQVFEGKVWNARDPLGNGEDAFRRLLFGREFRVTCRTLLQSPDERNIELGWEALLMEAARIHDEMKEAGDLQQELKDLEQATLEPAVMLEDRVIPPADPAPPVDEFETAWEAGINALLNKEYQAALRAFLLANQLQPGNRRVEANVKRLHEMGIVVENTEPDSSPV from the coding sequence ATGGCCGTTGTATTGATCATCGAAGACGAAGCGGTCCTGAGAGCCTCAATGGCCCGAGGAATCAGCAAACTATCCGGGATTGTCACCATTGAAGCTGGAACCTTGACCGAGGCATTGACCCATCTCGACGAACAACCGCCCGATTTGATTTTTTCAGACCTTGATTTACCTGACCGGTCAGGCATTGAGATTCTGGGTGAGTTGGGAAAACGAGGCTGGAAAATTCCAGTGGTTTTTATTTCGGCTTACTTGAAGGCATATGCCCCCCAAATTCCCCGCCATGCGGCGGTTGAAGTCCGAGACAAACCCGTCAGCCTCGAAGAACTCCGCCAGATTGTGGTTAATAAAGTTGGGATCACCAAACAACAGGTCGCGGACCCGCCCTTTTCAGCCGTTGACTTTGTCCAACTTGCCTGTCTGGGACGACACTCAGTCACGATTGATATGTCCCAGAATGGCACGCCGGTTGGCACCATTCAGGTTTTTGAAGGAAAAGTTTGGAATGCCCGGGATCCACTCGGGAATGGCGAAGACGCCTTCCGCCGGCTGTTGTTTGGCCGGGAATTCCGGGTGACCTGCCGCACCCTGCTCCAATCACCTGACGAGCGCAATATCGAGCTTGGCTGGGAGGCGTTGCTGATGGAGGCAGCACGGATCCACGACGAAATGAAAGAAGCCGGTGACCTGCAACAGGAATTAAAGGACCTGGAACAGGCCACATTGGAACCAGCCGTGATGCTTGAGGACCGGGTCATACCACCTGCCGATCCAGCACCACCAGTTGATGAATTTGAAACTGCCTGGGAAGCCGGAATCAATGCCCTGCTCAATAAAGAATATCAGGCCGCACTCCGGGCTTTTCTGCTGGCAAACCAGCTTCAACCAGGGAATCGTCGGGTGGAAGCCAATGTGAAACGCCTCCATGAAATGGGAATCGTGGTGGAGAACACTGAGCCCGATTCCTCACCTGTTTAA
- a CDS encoding FprA family A-type flavoprotein, with protein sequence MPTEVLFDNGLHKCFLLEDFGHGQMVQANQYVIVHDGAGMILDPGGHKVYNKALSETTGLLKGGKLTTIFFSHQDPDIIAAANGWLMTTDAQAYISALWVRFVPHFGLDRLVLDRLHPIPDQGMRYDLAGCQLIFVPAHFMHSPGNFHVYDPESKIYFSGDLGASLGMDYREVTDFDQHLQYMEGFHRRYMASRKVMRAWAEMARTLDIEMIAPQHGAYFKGKALVNQFINWCADLECGVDFMPEAFQIPG encoded by the coding sequence ATGCCAACCGAAGTATTGTTTGATAATGGACTGCACAAATGTTTCCTGCTCGAAGATTTTGGCCATGGCCAGATGGTACAGGCCAATCAATATGTTATCGTCCATGATGGCGCAGGGATGATCCTGGATCCAGGAGGACACAAGGTTTATAACAAAGCCCTCAGCGAAACCACGGGGCTGCTCAAGGGCGGGAAATTAACCACCATCTTTTTTTCTCATCAGGACCCAGACATCATTGCCGCCGCCAATGGCTGGCTGATGACCACGGATGCCCAGGCGTATATTTCAGCGCTGTGGGTCAGATTTGTGCCCCATTTTGGGCTTGATCGGCTGGTGCTTGATCGCCTGCATCCGATTCCTGATCAGGGAATGCGCTATGACCTGGCCGGGTGTCAACTGATCTTTGTTCCGGCGCATTTTATGCACTCTCCGGGAAATTTTCACGTCTACGACCCTGAATCAAAAATCTATTTTAGTGGTGACCTTGGGGCCTCATTAGGGATGGACTATCGGGAAGTCACTGATTTTGACCAGCATCTCCAGTATATGGAAGGGTTTCACCGGCGGTATATGGCCTCCCGAAAAGTCATGCGGGCCTGGGCGGAAATGGCGCGAACCCTTGATATCGAAATGATTGCCCCGCAACACGGCGCCTATTTTAAAGGAAAAGCACTGGTCAATCAGTTTATCAACTGGTGTGCGGATCTTGAATGTGGCGTTGACTTCATGCCCGAAGCTTTTCAGATCCCTGGGTAA
- a CDS encoding roadblock/LC7 domain-containing protein: MSRTDELNKILRALQSSTPDIEAASIMTDDGLVIASALPQHIEEIRVAGISATILSLGSRATAELERGQLEQVLIRGANGYIVMAAASQGTLLMVMTTREAKLGLIFLDMSRAIQEIKKVL; encoded by the coding sequence ATGTCTCGAACTGATGAACTCAACAAAATTCTGCGGGCGTTGCAATCGAGTACGCCCGATATTGAGGCTGCTTCCATTATGACCGATGATGGACTGGTCATCGCCAGCGCCCTGCCTCAACATATTGAGGAAATTCGGGTGGCTGGAATTAGCGCCACGATTTTAAGTCTTGGCAGTCGAGCCACGGCTGAACTCGAGCGCGGGCAGCTTGAGCAGGTTCTCATCCGTGGGGCCAACGGCTATATTGTCATGGCGGCGGCCTCACAAGGAACATTGCTGATGGTTATGACCACCCGTGAAGCCAAACTGGGATTGATTTTCCTCGATATGAGCCGTGCCATTCAGGAAATCAAAAAGGTGTTGTAA
- a CDS encoding PAS domain-containing protein, which yields MESKKSVQVLDTLPAGVLVTDVAGVIVYANQKSEAILHRSRDQLIGFLLKEILPGMAAHLTLPENRSEEDHQTRCVYKQPDNGDITIGFQIARTGLTEASLQAEFFTVLFQDITGFERLRNERDRLLQLAAVGEVLPGILHELKNPMAAITTAVEVLIEDVPEGYVKTELHAILSEVRRMKLAFEGIGLLDLTMCTRKATAIDFAIEEAFRVLEAQMKRNRILSRCKVQPFPLLYLDPAAIRAIVFNLVNNAIHACKAGDEISVEACLVDHDRVLKIVIRDTGIGMNQETLRRCRELFFTSKPNGSGMGLALCETVVNRAHGKLLIESREGNGTQVTVLLPVPIPRQPALGTPRSVQFATTTLEGEYSGGRKNVSN from the coding sequence ATGGAATCCAAAAAATCTGTTCAAGTATTAGACACGCTACCGGCTGGAGTCCTGGTGACCGATGTAGCTGGTGTAATTGTCTACGCCAATCAAAAATCAGAAGCTATTTTGCACCGATCACGTGATCAGTTGATCGGGTTTCTCCTCAAGGAAATTCTTCCTGGCATGGCAGCCCATCTCACCCTGCCTGAAAATCGTTCTGAAGAAGACCACCAAACCCGGTGTGTCTATAAACAACCCGATAATGGCGATATCACCATCGGGTTTCAGATCGCTAGAACTGGATTGACTGAAGCGTCACTCCAGGCGGAATTTTTCACCGTGCTGTTTCAAGACATCACCGGATTTGAACGGTTACGCAATGAACGCGACCGCCTGCTCCAACTCGCCGCCGTGGGTGAAGTGCTGCCCGGAATCCTGCATGAACTCAAAAACCCAATGGCCGCGATTACCACGGCAGTCGAAGTCCTGATTGAAGATGTTCCCGAAGGTTATGTCAAAACCGAATTACACGCCATTTTGAGCGAAGTCCGCCGGATGAAGCTCGCCTTTGAAGGAATTGGTCTGCTGGATTTAACCATGTGTACCCGCAAGGCCACCGCGATTGATTTTGCGATTGAAGAAGCGTTTCGGGTTCTGGAAGCCCAAATGAAACGCAATCGGATTCTATCCAGGTGCAAAGTCCAGCCGTTTCCCTTGCTCTACCTTGATCCGGCGGCGATTCGGGCCATTGTGTTTAATCTGGTCAACAATGCCATCCATGCCTGTAAAGCCGGAGATGAAATTTCGGTTGAAGCCTGTCTGGTGGACCACGACCGGGTCTTAAAAATTGTTATTCGTGACACTGGCATCGGAATGAACCAGGAAACGTTGCGCCGGTGTCGGGAACTGTTTTTTACCTCAAAACCCAACGGCAGTGGCATGGGGCTCGCCCTGTGTGAAACCGTGGTCAACCGGGCACATGGCAAATTGTTGATTGAAAGTCGCGAAGGAAACGGAACCCAGGTCACAGTTTTATTGCCTGTCCCTATCCCACGCCAGCCGGCTCTGGGGACTCCGCGCTCAGTTCAATTTGCAACCACCACCTTGGAAGGTGAGTATTCAGGAGGAAGGAAGAATGTCTCGAACTGA
- a CDS encoding GNAT family N-acetyltransferase, with the protein MLPLECFPIATSRLILRRFEEADWHTFLMYRNDPEIARYQGWSNISPETAQNFVREMNLAEFGVAGRWFQIALALPSTDELIGDIGVHFHADDIHQAEIGYTICRAHQGRGLATEAVRATIDLLFQKTPVTDLTAITDTRNGSSIKVLVKLGFQLVQTDTAYFNDEPCQEHTFQLNQRQWVK; encoded by the coding sequence ATGTTGCCCCTCGAATGTTTTCCCATTGCCACCTCCCGCCTGATCCTGCGACGCTTTGAAGAAGCGGACTGGCACACCTTTCTGATGTATCGCAATGATCCCGAAATTGCTCGCTATCAAGGGTGGTCTAATATTTCACCTGAGACGGCTCAAAATTTTGTCCGCGAGATGAATCTGGCTGAATTTGGCGTTGCTGGCCGCTGGTTTCAAATTGCCCTGGCGTTGCCGTCAACTGATGAATTGATTGGGGATATCGGCGTACATTTTCATGCCGATGACATCCATCAGGCTGAGATCGGATACACGATTTGCCGGGCGCATCAGGGACGCGGGCTGGCAACTGAAGCCGTCAGGGCAACCATTGACCTCTTATTTCAAAAAACCCCAGTCACCGACCTCACCGCTATTACAGATACCCGAAACGGATCTTCCATCAAGGTCCTGGTCAAACTTGGTTTTCAACTGGTGCAAACAGACACGGCTTACTTTAATGATGAACCCTGTCAGGAGCACACATTTCAATTGAACCAGCGGCAATGGGTGAAATAA
- a CDS encoding DUF2760 domain-containing protein has protein sequence MIGFGQRLSFAIKTFLALLTSGKLPEDVVRELIPPPPPPPLPPPAPKVVKPEVKVEESCDRAIQLLAILQRDGRLVDFFTEDISPFTDAQIGAAVRDIHQSCRKSLERYVKFEPVIPQAEGQTVKVAEGTNPASIKLMGNNVGKLPVSGVLRHRGWRVASIQLPPLPEEKSRTVVFPAEIET, from the coding sequence ATGATTGGATTTGGTCAACGTCTTTCTTTTGCCATCAAAACATTTCTGGCGCTGCTCACCAGCGGGAAATTGCCGGAAGATGTGGTGCGCGAACTGATTCCGCCGCCGCCACCCCCTCCGCTTCCGCCTCCCGCGCCCAAGGTGGTTAAACCGGAAGTCAAAGTTGAGGAATCCTGTGATCGGGCCATTCAACTCCTTGCCATTTTACAGCGTGACGGGCGACTGGTTGATTTTTTTACCGAGGATATTTCTCCGTTTACGGATGCCCAGATTGGAGCGGCGGTTCGGGACATTCACCAGAGCTGTCGCAAATCACTCGAACGATATGTGAAATTTGAACCAGTCATTCCGCAAGCCGAAGGACAAACCGTAAAAGTGGCCGAAGGCACCAACCCCGCCAGTATCAAGCTGATGGGAAATAATGTCGGAAAGCTGCCGGTCAGTGGGGTGCTCCGCCATCGTGGCTGGCGCGTGGCCAGTATTCAACTGCCCCCGCTGCCCGAAGAAAAAAGCCGCACGGTTGTTTTTCCCGCGGAAATTGAGACGTAG
- a CDS encoding Hsp70 family protein, whose translation MCPPKTERKIVLDTRFIVGIDLGTTNSVLSFLDTSLPVEDQHIQLVPVPQTVNPGEVADQSVLPSFLFIPGEMDFPPGSTALPWDESPQYVVGELARKRGSENPSRLVASAKSWLSYSGVNRTSPILPWQSPDEIPKISPVEASAQYLGYLRTVWNSRVAEGNPEYDLGNQTVFLTVPASFDEEARELTLRAAHQAGLQQVILLEEPQAAFYSWLGTHGETWRKQVKVGDLILVCDIGGGTTDFSLISVSEHDGDLALERVAVGDHILLGGDNMDLALARLMQQRLEESGHKIDTFQLFGLWYQCRVAKERLFADEHSEQQPVTLLGKGSRLIGGTITTDLTRDDVNRVLVGGFFPHIASDEMPARQRRVGFQEIGLPYAADPAITKHLARFLARQTQNISEQNTIRRSQSGMACPTHILFNGGVMKAPILRTRILDVLNDWLAEEGFDSITELSATDFDTAVSHGAVAYGNARRGSGVRIRSGSPRTYYIGIESALPAIPGFPAPLKALCVVPFGMEEGTSARVSAREFGLVVGEPAEFRFLSSTVRKQDPIGSLIEDWGDELQEQNPLEVTLHIDGKEDTVLPVRLETSITEVGTLELWCVSLDGQQRWKLEFNIREKEE comes from the coding sequence ATGTGTCCGCCCAAAACAGAAAGGAAAATTGTTTTGGATACGCGGTTTATTGTTGGTATTGATCTTGGCACGACCAATTCGGTCCTGTCGTTTTTGGATACATCTCTGCCGGTCGAAGATCAGCACATTCAACTGGTTCCCGTCCCGCAGACGGTCAATCCAGGCGAGGTGGCTGACCAGTCGGTGTTGCCGTCATTTTTGTTCATCCCAGGGGAAATGGACTTCCCACCAGGGAGCACCGCCTTGCCGTGGGATGAATCGCCCCAGTATGTGGTCGGTGAACTGGCTCGCAAACGTGGTTCAGAAAACCCCTCCCGGCTGGTGGCTTCGGCGAAATCGTGGCTCTCGTATTCGGGTGTCAATCGCACCTCACCCATTTTGCCCTGGCAGTCTCCTGATGAAATTCCAAAAATTTCGCCAGTCGAGGCTTCAGCCCAGTATCTGGGTTATTTGCGGACGGTCTGGAATTCCCGTGTGGCTGAAGGGAATCCCGAATATGATCTGGGCAATCAGACGGTTTTTTTGACAGTGCCGGCCTCATTTGATGAAGAAGCCCGTGAACTGACGCTCCGCGCCGCTCATCAGGCTGGATTGCAGCAGGTGATTTTGCTCGAAGAGCCCCAGGCGGCGTTTTATTCGTGGCTTGGAACACACGGCGAAACCTGGCGCAAGCAGGTCAAAGTCGGTGATTTGATTCTGGTGTGCGACATCGGAGGCGGGACAACCGATTTCAGTTTGATTTCAGTTTCCGAGCACGATGGCGATCTGGCGCTGGAGCGGGTTGCGGTCGGCGACCACATTTTGCTGGGCGGCGACAACATGGATCTGGCGCTGGCCCGGTTGATGCAGCAGCGGCTCGAAGAATCCGGCCATAAAATTGATACCTTCCAGCTTTTTGGTCTCTGGTATCAGTGCCGGGTGGCGAAAGAACGATTGTTTGCCGATGAACACAGCGAACAGCAGCCAGTCACGCTGCTTGGAAAAGGATCACGCCTCATTGGGGGCACCATCACCACTGATCTGACCCGCGATGACGTCAATCGGGTTCTGGTCGGTGGGTTTTTCCCGCATATTGCTTCGGATGAAATGCCGGCGCGGCAGCGACGGGTCGGTTTTCAGGAAATTGGGTTGCCGTATGCGGCTGATCCGGCGATTACCAAACATCTGGCCCGGTTCCTGGCCCGACAAACACAGAACATTTCCGAACAAAATACAATTCGTCGAAGCCAGAGCGGAATGGCCTGTCCAACGCACATTTTGTTCAATGGCGGTGTGATGAAAGCACCGATTCTGCGCACACGGATCCTCGATGTGCTCAATGACTGGCTGGCCGAAGAAGGCTTTGACTCAATCACCGAGCTTTCAGCGACTGACTTTGATACAGCGGTCTCGCATGGCGCTGTGGCGTATGGCAATGCCCGTCGCGGTTCTGGCGTGCGGATTCGGAGCGGTTCGCCACGAACCTACTACATCGGGATTGAAAGCGCGTTGCCAGCAATTCCTGGATTCCCAGCGCCGCTCAAAGCCCTCTGCGTTGTCCCGTTTGGAATGGAAGAAGGCACCTCAGCCAGAGTTTCAGCCCGTGAATTTGGTCTGGTGGTTGGCGAACCGGCGGAATTCCGGTTCTTGAGTTCAACCGTCCGCAAACAGGATCCCATCGGCAGCCTGATTGAAGACTGGGGCGATGAACTTCAGGAACAAAATCCACTCGAAGTCACGCTCCACATTGACGGGAAAGAAGACACGGTGCTCCCGGTTCGACTTGAAACCAGCATCACCGAAGTCGGAACGCTCGAACTCTGGTGTGTTTCACTCGATGGTCAGCAACGCTGGAAACTGGAATTTAATATTCGCGAGAAGGAAGAATAG